One segment of Cohaesibacter intestini DNA contains the following:
- the msrA gene encoding peptide-methionine (S)-S-oxide reductase MsrA, with the protein MFGLTRKKLDMPTKESALPGRATPIETASTHYVLGSPLKGPFPEGLEMAMIGMGCFWGAERAFWQLDGVYTTAVGYSAGLTPNPTYEEVCTGGTGHNEVVLVVFDPARLSYRSLLKTFWEQHDPTQGMRQGNDVGTQYRSGIYTFGDDQAKVATGLRREYQTALKERGHGTISTEIIAAEPFYYAESYHQQYLAKNPGGYCGLGGTGVSCPMPLA; encoded by the coding sequence ATGTTTGGATTGACACGCAAGAAGCTTGACATGCCGACCAAGGAAAGTGCGCTGCCGGGGCGAGCAACCCCGATTGAAACTGCCAGCACCCATTATGTGCTGGGCAGCCCACTCAAAGGCCCCTTTCCAGAGGGTTTGGAAATGGCGATGATTGGAATGGGCTGTTTCTGGGGAGCTGAGCGGGCCTTTTGGCAACTGGATGGAGTATATACCACCGCAGTCGGCTACAGCGCGGGGCTCACGCCCAATCCCACCTATGAAGAAGTCTGCACCGGTGGAACCGGACATAATGAGGTGGTTCTGGTGGTGTTTGACCCGGCCAGGCTTTCCTATCGCAGCTTGCTGAAGACCTTCTGGGAACAGCATGACCCGACTCAAGGGATGCGGCAGGGCAATGATGTTGGCACCCAGTATCGCTCCGGCATCTATACGTTCGGCGATGATCAGGCGAAAGTTGCCACCGGATTGCGGCGAGAGTATCAGACGGCTCTGAAGGAACGGGGCCATGGCACCATTTCAACCGAAATTATCGCTGCCGAGCCATTCTATTATGCAGAAAGCTATCACCAGCAGTATCTGGCGAAAAATCCTGGTGGCTATTGCGGCCTTGGGGGCACAGGGGTGTCCTGTCCGATGCCGTTGGCCTGA
- the mepA gene encoding penicillin-insensitive murein endopeptidase has protein sequence MPLPKMPLLAHPCHPTHSRRTLLPGRVVAVYLSALALLPLTLAALPGDAAWAQTPAKQLFGKKRAPADLQSRAIGSYAKGCLAGGRALSIDGPAWQAMRLSRNRNWGHPVLVAFLEKLAVDAQAYDGWNGLLVGDLAQPRGGPMLTGHASHQIGLDADIWLRPMPERRFTRSEREKVSAISMLKTGTRTVDANKFTMAHLRLIKRAASTPGVARIFVHPGIKKALCDRAGDDRAWLRQVRPWYGHHYHFHVRMSCPPGNPGCKNQAPPPVGDGCGKELAWWLSDEPWKPKKPVKKDPNKKPVKRRQVTLSDLPSACSAVLDAAPLQTASAARSAVAPDNILPLQALPKPRPLPN, from the coding sequence ATGCCGCTGCCCAAGATGCCCCTGTTGGCGCATCCCTGTCACCCTACCCACAGCCGCCGCACCCTCCTGCCGGGGCGCGTGGTTGCTGTCTATCTTTCTGCCTTGGCGCTCCTGCCATTGACTTTAGCAGCCTTGCCGGGCGATGCGGCATGGGCACAGACGCCTGCCAAGCAATTGTTCGGCAAGAAGAGAGCGCCTGCCGATTTGCAATCCCGTGCCATTGGCTCCTATGCCAAAGGGTGTCTGGCTGGTGGTCGCGCCTTGTCGATCGATGGTCCGGCCTGGCAGGCCATGCGCCTGTCGCGCAATCGCAATTGGGGTCATCCGGTGCTGGTTGCCTTTCTGGAGAAGCTGGCTGTTGATGCACAAGCCTATGATGGCTGGAACGGTCTGCTGGTCGGCGATCTGGCCCAGCCGCGTGGTGGGCCGATGCTGACCGGTCATGCCTCCCACCAGATTGGACTGGATGCCGATATCTGGCTTCGGCCGATGCCTGAGCGCCGGTTCACCCGCTCCGAGCGCGAGAAGGTCTCGGCCATTTCCATGCTCAAGACAGGCACCCGGACGGTGGATGCCAACAAATTCACTATGGCCCATCTTCGCCTGATCAAACGCGCTGCCTCAACCCCCGGTGTGGCCCGCATTTTTGTTCATCCGGGTATCAAGAAAGCCCTTTGTGATCGTGCGGGCGATGACCGAGCTTGGTTGCGTCAGGTCCGCCCATGGTATGGCCATCACTATCATTTCCATGTGCGGATGAGTTGCCCGCCAGGCAATCCCGGCTGCAAGAATCAGGCACCTCCTCCAGTAGGGGATGGGTGCGGCAAGGAACTGGCCTGGTGGCTCTCCGACGAACCCTGGAAGCCGAAAAAGCCGGTCAAGAAAGACCCCAACAAGAAGCCCGTCAAACGCCGTCAGGTCACGTTGAGCGATTTGCCAAGTGCCTGCAGTGCGGTACTCGATGCCGCGCCGCTGCAAACCGCCAGTGCGGCGAGGTCGGCTGTTGCACCAGACAATATCCTGCCATTGCAGGCCCTGCCCAAACCGCGTCCATTGCCAAACTGA
- a CDS encoding DUF2799 domain-containing protein, with amino-acid sequence MRPFIPVLLLSGLLVGCASLTEDECHIGNWQSIGLNDAVQGRTTARFNEHIKACQRYGVLPDKGLYDKGYHEGLVRYCTPSNGFNVGRNGYQYHGICPAGAEASFLRGYERGHDLHEIEKQIAEARNSLGDVRSKIASLRSHKAAPGKKDKVSERERRASLRRLFREADRLEDEIHRLNRQRDRALLAADDFLASVSPDI; translated from the coding sequence ATGCGTCCCTTCATTCCTGTCCTGCTCCTCTCGGGTCTGCTTGTTGGCTGTGCCAGCCTGACCGAGGATGAATGCCATATCGGCAATTGGCAATCGATTGGTCTCAATGATGCCGTTCAGGGACGAACCACTGCGCGTTTCAACGAACACATCAAAGCCTGTCAACGCTATGGGGTGCTGCCGGACAAGGGGCTGTATGACAAGGGGTATCATGAGGGACTGGTGCGCTATTGCACTCCGTCGAACGGCTTCAATGTCGGGCGAAATGGCTATCAATATCATGGCATTTGTCCCGCGGGTGCGGAGGCTTCCTTCCTCAGGGGCTATGAGCGGGGGCATGATCTGCACGAGATCGAAAAGCAGATTGCCGAAGCGCGGAACAGTCTGGGCGACGTGCGGAGCAAGATTGCGTCCTTGCGCAGCCACAAGGCAGCTCCGGGGAAAAAGGACAAGGTGAGCGAACGGGAAAGAAGAGCCTCGTTGCGGCGCTTGTTCCGCGAAGCCGACCGTCTGGAAGACGAGATCCATCGACTCAATCGTCAACGGGATCGGGCGCTGTTGGCAGCCGATGACTTTCTGGCTTCGGTCAGCCCGGATATCTGA
- a CDS encoding GGDEF domain-containing response regulator translates to MKIVLVEAKGAERSAIRSMLEKRQETVYAFSKGQDAWSFIEQTPDINIIIVSLNDEGMSGLEICWNARILAEQRKGMYVIAISGEDNDDMLVEALDSGADDYLQRPLQEEILLARLRVAERMIVLQQQLVQLANHDSLTELLNRRAFFEHADLELSDPEKSPSIHAIMFDIDHFKRVNDSFGHDAGDQVIRTVAKIAQAEGDLIGRLGGEEFAMILSDQSMLGAARSAERMRETIENTPILINGHRIEITSSFGVASYQDGDSVDALLKRADIALYRSKNEGRNRVSVDRPHKSVIEDDYKAACNIRQKSRA, encoded by the coding sequence ATGAAGATCGTTCTAGTGGAAGCCAAAGGCGCTGAGCGTAGCGCCATACGCTCAATGCTCGAAAAGCGACAGGAGACGGTGTATGCCTTCTCCAAGGGGCAGGATGCGTGGTCTTTCATCGAGCAGACACCCGACATCAACATCATTATCGTTTCGCTCAATGACGAAGGCATGTCCGGTCTGGAGATATGCTGGAATGCGCGCATTCTTGCCGAGCAACGCAAGGGCATGTATGTGATCGCCATTTCTGGCGAAGACAATGACGACATGCTGGTCGAAGCACTCGACAGTGGTGCAGACGATTATCTGCAAAGGCCACTCCAGGAAGAAATCCTTCTGGCGCGCCTGCGAGTAGCAGAGCGGATGATTGTGCTGCAGCAGCAGCTGGTGCAATTGGCAAACCATGATTCCCTGACAGAGCTGCTCAATCGTCGCGCCTTTTTCGAGCATGCGGATCTGGAACTCTCCGACCCGGAAAAAAGCCCATCGATCCATGCCATCATGTTCGATATCGACCATTTCAAGCGGGTCAATGACAGCTTTGGCCATGATGCCGGTGATCAGGTGATCCGTACGGTCGCCAAGATTGCACAGGCTGAGGGCGATCTGATCGGGCGTCTGGGCGGGGAAGAGTTCGCGATGATTCTCAGCGACCAGTCGATGCTGGGGGCAGCGCGCAGCGCCGAACGGATGCGCGAGACCATCGAGAATACACCGATCCTGATCAATGGCCACCGGATCGAGATCACATCAAGCTTTGGCGTTGCCAGCTATCAGGACGGCGACAGTGTGGACGCACTGCTCAAACGCGCCGACATTGCGCTTTACCGCTCGAAGAATGAGGGGCGAAACCGGGTTTCGGTGGACAGACCGCATAAATCGGTGATCGAGGATGATTACAAAGCCGCCTGCAATATCAGACAGAAAAGCAGGGCCTGA
- the lepA gene encoding translation elongation factor 4, whose amino-acid sequence MTKQTFDKIRNFSIIAHIDHGKSTLADRLIQLTGGLSDREMSEQVLDSMDIEKERGITIKAQTVSLTYPADDGETYTLNLMDTPGHVDFAYEVSRSLAACEGSILVVDASQGVEAQTLANVYQAIENDHEIVPILNKIDLPAAEPDRVRAQIEDVIGIDASDAIEASAKSGIGIKETLEAIVQRLPAPEGDLDAPLKAMLVDSYYDVYLGVVVIVRIVDGVLRKGDKIRMVGTGAAYDVDRIGVFRPKMTEVQELAPGEVGFLIASIKEVADTRVGDTITHVRKPCETPLPGFRPAQPVVFCGLFPVDANDFEDLRAAMGKLRLNDASFSFEMETSAALGFGFRCGFLGLLHLEIIQERLSREFNLDLIATAPSVVYEMELTDGSDISLHNPADMPDVVKIREIREPWIKASIMTPDEYLGPILTLCQERRGIQTDLSYVGSRAMVQYDLPLNEVVFDFYDRLKSISKGYASFDYQLADYRAGDLVKMSILVNEEPVDALSVLVHRSQADIRGRSMCEKLKELIPRHMFKIPIQAALGGRVIARETISAMRKDVTAKCYGGDATRKRKLLDKQKAGKKKMRQFGKVEIPQEAFIAALKMDN is encoded by the coding sequence ATGACAAAACAGACATTTGATAAAATCCGCAACTTCTCGATCATTGCCCATATTGATCACGGGAAGTCGACGCTCGCCGACCGGCTCATTCAGTTGACCGGTGGCTTGAGCGATCGCGAGATGTCCGAGCAGGTCCTCGACAGCATGGACATCGAAAAAGAACGCGGCATCACCATCAAGGCACAGACCGTGTCCCTGACCTATCCGGCGGATGATGGGGAAACCTATACGCTCAACCTGATGGATACGCCGGGTCACGTCGACTTTGCCTATGAAGTCAGCCGGTCGCTGGCCGCCTGCGAAGGGTCGATCCTTGTGGTCGATGCCTCACAAGGGGTGGAAGCCCAGACGCTGGCCAACGTCTATCAGGCAATCGAGAATGATCACGAGATTGTCCCGATCCTCAACAAGATCGATCTGCCAGCGGCTGAGCCCGACCGTGTCCGCGCCCAGATCGAGGATGTAATCGGCATTGACGCGTCTGACGCGATTGAAGCCAGCGCCAAGTCCGGCATCGGCATCAAGGAAACACTCGAAGCCATCGTCCAGCGCCTGCCTGCCCCGGAAGGGGATTTGGATGCGCCGCTCAAAGCCATGCTGGTTGACAGCTACTATGACGTCTATCTCGGCGTTGTGGTGATTGTCCGCATCGTCGATGGTGTTCTGAGGAAGGGCGACAAGATCCGGATGGTCGGCACCGGTGCCGCCTATGACGTCGACCGCATTGGCGTCTTCCGTCCAAAAATGACCGAGGTTCAGGAGTTGGCGCCCGGTGAGGTTGGTTTCCTGATCGCCTCGATCAAGGAAGTGGCCGATACCCGTGTGGGGGATACCATCACCCATGTTCGCAAACCGTGCGAAACGCCCCTGCCAGGCTTTCGTCCGGCCCAGCCGGTGGTGTTTTGCGGCCTTTTCCCGGTCGATGCCAACGACTTTGAAGATTTGCGCGCTGCCATGGGCAAGCTGCGTTTGAATGATGCCAGCTTCTCCTTCGAGATGGAAACCTCTGCCGCATTGGGCTTCGGCTTCCGCTGTGGCTTCCTCGGTCTCCTGCATCTGGAAATCATTCAGGAGCGCCTCAGCCGCGAATTCAATCTCGATCTCATCGCCACCGCTCCAAGTGTGGTCTATGAGATGGAACTGACTGACGGCTCCGACATCAGCCTGCACAATCCGGCCGACATGCCCGACGTGGTCAAGATCCGCGAAATCCGCGAGCCCTGGATCAAGGCATCGATCATGACGCCGGATGAATATCTCGGCCCGATCCTGACCCTGTGTCAGGAGCGACGCGGGATCCAGACCGATCTTTCTTATGTCGGCAGTCGCGCCATGGTGCAATATGATCTGCCGCTCAATGAAGTGGTGTTCGACTTCTATGATCGCCTGAAATCGATCTCCAAGGGTTATGCCAGCTTTGACTATCAGTTGGCCGACTATCGCGCGGGTGACTTGGTGAAAATGTCGATCCTTGTCAATGAGGAACCCGTGGACGCCCTGTCCGTACTGGTGCACCGTTCGCAGGCCGACATTCGCGGCCGTTCCATGTGCGAAAAGCTCAAGGAGCTGATCCCGCGCCACATGTTCAAGATCCCGATTCAGGCGGCGCTTGGCGGGCGCGTGATCGCGCGTGAGACCATTTCGGCCATGCGTAAGGACGTGACCGCGAAATGCTATGGTGGTGACGCCACCCGCAAGCGCAAGCTGTTGGACAAACAGAAGGCCGGCAAGAAGAAAATGCGCCAGTTCGGCAAGGTGGAGATCCCGCAGGAAGCCTTCATCGCCGCACTGAAGATGGACAATTGA
- a CDS encoding TRAP transporter substrate-binding protein translates to MSKNGSINRRSVLTGLAAGGAASLASPAIVKANETITWKMPMSWPKQVPGVGVNGVRFAERVNKMSAGELEIKVFGAGELVPPLEVFDAVSNGAAECGHATPYYWQGKDQSFHFFTGVPFGLTQIEHIAWLQYGGGQALWERAYEPFGVTPLYAGSSGTQAGGWFAKEIKTLDDLKGLKMRIAGLGGEVLRRLGASVVMLPPTDIFSALQAGTIDAAEWVGPWNDLAFGLYKVVGNYYMPAFHELGPSLEVIVNTEKFNALPDHLQAIVREAALATSMDTMADFAYHNMMTLGPLLAKEGVKLRSLPDDITMALAKESAIVTKEIADTSPLAGEIYKSFVDFRKIASDYVMISEWEATRTRKLALDL, encoded by the coding sequence ATGTCGAAGAATGGTTCGATCAATCGCCGCTCGGTCCTGACGGGGTTGGCGGCAGGCGGGGCAGCCAGTTTGGCAAGCCCGGCGATTGTCAAGGCGAATGAGACCATCACATGGAAAATGCCGATGTCCTGGCCAAAGCAGGTGCCGGGCGTTGGTGTCAACGGTGTCCGTTTTGCCGAGCGCGTCAACAAGATGTCGGCCGGGGAGCTGGAGATCAAGGTCTTTGGCGCGGGCGAATTGGTGCCACCGCTCGAAGTGTTTGATGCGGTCTCCAATGGCGCTGCCGAATGTGGCCACGCCACCCCCTACTACTGGCAAGGCAAGGATCAGTCGTTCCATTTCTTCACCGGTGTGCCATTTGGCCTGACACAGATCGAGCATATTGCTTGGTTGCAATATGGGGGAGGGCAAGCTCTGTGGGAGCGCGCCTATGAACCATTTGGCGTCACGCCGCTTTATGCTGGCTCTTCAGGCACCCAGGCTGGTGGCTGGTTTGCCAAGGAAATCAAAACCCTTGATGACTTGAAGGGCTTGAAGATGCGCATTGCAGGCCTTGGTGGCGAGGTGCTGCGTCGCCTGGGCGCGTCTGTCGTCATGCTGCCGCCAACCGACATTTTTTCCGCGTTGCAGGCAGGCACCATTGATGCCGCCGAGTGGGTTGGCCCGTGGAACGATCTGGCCTTCGGTCTCTATAAGGTGGTTGGCAACTATTACATGCCGGCCTTCCATGAATTGGGGCCATCGCTCGAAGTGATCGTCAACACCGAGAAATTCAACGCCCTGCCAGACCATCTGCAGGCCATCGTCCGTGAAGCAGCCTTGGCGACCTCGATGGACACCATGGCGGACTTTGCCTATCACAACATGATGACCTTGGGACCATTGCTGGCCAAGGAAGGCGTCAAACTGCGCAGCCTGCCCGATGACATCACCATGGCTCTGGCCAAAGAGTCGGCCATCGTTACCAAGGAAATTGCAGATACTTCGCCACTGGCAGGCGAGATCTACAAGAGCTTTGTCGATTTCCGCAAGATTGCGTCCGATTATGTGATGATTTCCGAATGGGAAGCCACCAGAACCCGGAAATTGGCGCTCGATCTCTGA
- a CDS encoding Lrp/AsnC family transcriptional regulator, translating into MPRKSSKLDRIDLRILDELQKDARITNKALSEKVGLSPSPCLQRVKRLEDIGLISGYLGLINLEQLCRHVTVMATITIRDHDHSIFSTFEESIADLPDVAECLKLSGSFDYLVRFVCTDIQRYHSVTEDLLVKIGGKMQIASHVVLDQTKQYRGVALDELVNG; encoded by the coding sequence TTGCCGCGCAAAAGCTCAAAACTCGATCGGATTGACCTGCGTATTCTTGATGAGCTGCAAAAAGATGCCCGCATCACCAACAAAGCGCTCTCGGAGAAAGTCGGATTGTCGCCGAGCCCCTGCCTGCAGCGGGTCAAGCGGTTGGAGGATATTGGCCTGATCAGTGGCTATCTTGGCCTGATCAATCTGGAGCAGCTTTGCCGCCATGTCACCGTGATGGCGACCATCACCATCCGTGACCATGATCATTCCATCTTCTCCACCTTTGAGGAATCGATTGCCGATCTTCCAGACGTGGCGGAGTGCCTCAAACTGAGCGGCTCGTTCGATTATCTGGTGCGGTTTGTCTGCACCGACATCCAGCGCTATCACTCGGTCACCGAGGATCTCTTGGTCAAGATTGGCGGCAAAATGCAGATTGCCAGCCATGTTGTGTTGGATCAGACCAAGCAATATCGTGGCGTGGCGCTGGATGAACTGGTCAATGGCTAG
- a CDS encoding nucleotidyltransferase family protein, with the protein MPDWRLVSGAIYQTVWNRLTGQPQGHGIKDYDVAYFDASDCSYEAEDAMIKRVEAAMPHWQGRIELRNQARVHLWYPERFGGSYPELKDTDESLENYMCTTHAVAVRLEEDDSLSIAAPFGLEDIFALTIRPCRKLPTNRTHYAEKAKRMARHWPHLRILDWETEEPVRPDQL; encoded by the coding sequence TTGCCCGACTGGCGGCTGGTCTCTGGCGCGATCTATCAAACGGTTTGGAACCGCCTGACCGGCCAGCCACAGGGCCACGGCATCAAGGATTATGACGTCGCCTATTTTGACGCGTCTGATTGCTCCTATGAGGCTGAAGATGCGATGATCAAACGGGTGGAGGCGGCAATGCCGCACTGGCAGGGGCGCATAGAGCTGCGCAATCAGGCCCGCGTCCATCTGTGGTATCCCGAGCGCTTTGGCGGTTCTTATCCGGAGTTGAAAGACACCGACGAGAGTTTGGAAAATTATATGTGCACCACCCATGCGGTGGCGGTCCGGCTGGAAGAAGATGACAGCCTGTCCATTGCCGCGCCCTTTGGGCTGGAAGACATTTTCGCCCTGACCATTCGCCCTTGTCGCAAGCTACCGACCAACCGCACCCATTATGCTGAAAAAGCCAAACGCATGGCACGCCACTGGCCGCACTTGCGGATCCTTGACTGGGAAACAGAAGAGCCGGTCCGGCCAGATCAGTTGTGA
- the pheT gene encoding phenylalanine--tRNA ligase subunit beta, with protein MKFTLSWLKDYLDTDASLEEILEKLTVIGLEVEEVIDTAAALKAFTVAHVEEAVQHPDADRLRVCKVNTGKEVLQIVCGAPNARAGIKVVLAQNGSVIPSNGMVLKPTKIRGVESNGMMCSEREMGLSDEHNGIMELPEDAPIGEPFAPLLGLDDPVIDIAITPNRGDALGVYGVARDLAGAGVGVLKEKHPKAVDGSFDSPINVLLKEEGDNPICPIFTGVYVKGVKNGPSPDWLQQRLRAIGLRPINALVDITNYITYDRGRPLHVYDADKLTGDIHVRLGKPGESMKALDGKDYEITEGEDICVIADDKGLVGFGGIMGGEETGSQPETTNVFIECAWFDPILTARAGRRLGIQSDARYRFERTCDPEFVIPGQNAAVQMVLDLCGGEPSNMVVAGQAPVSEKIIDFPMSEVKRLVGLDVPEVEIKTVLTRLGFWVSGHGHDVKIAVPSFRPDIHGKADIVEEVARIVGVDRVPNTPLPRLHAVTQPPLTERQKRIRASRRQLAARGMVEAVTWSFTEKQLADLFGGGKPELALTNPISADLSDMRPSLLPGLLQAAQRNVDRGFNDLALFEVGQIFLGDQPEEQFTHASGIRRGATQLVGNGRHWREPAKAVDVFDIRADALSVLDAMGLDSTKLQIVAGGPDWYHPGRSGKIQLGPKNVIGTFGELHPKVLDDLKVDGPVYAFEITIEAVPAPKKKPSKSRPALTLSDLQPVRRDFAFLVDKDVTATTILRAANGADKRLITGVNLFDLYEGDRLEPGKKSVAFEVTLQPKDKTLTDEDIEAISKKIVDAVAKSTGGELRG; from the coding sequence ATGAAATTCACCCTCTCGTGGTTGAAGGATTATCTCGACACCGACGCGTCGCTCGAAGAAATCCTCGAAAAACTCACCGTCATCGGCCTTGAAGTCGAGGAAGTCATCGACACGGCTGCGGCTTTGAAGGCCTTCACGGTCGCCCATGTCGAGGAAGCGGTTCAGCATCCAGACGCAGACCGCCTGCGGGTCTGCAAGGTCAATACCGGCAAGGAAGTGCTGCAAATCGTCTGTGGCGCCCCCAATGCCCGCGCTGGCATCAAGGTCGTTTTGGCTCAGAATGGCTCTGTCATCCCGTCCAACGGCATGGTTTTGAAACCAACCAAGATCCGCGGTGTGGAATCGAACGGCATGATGTGCTCCGAGCGCGAAATGGGCCTGTCCGATGAGCATAACGGCATTATGGAACTGCCAGAAGACGCGCCAATCGGTGAGCCTTTTGCGCCGTTGCTGGGCCTTGACGATCCGGTCATCGACATTGCCATCACGCCAAACCGAGGCGATGCGCTGGGTGTCTATGGCGTTGCCCGTGATCTGGCCGGCGCTGGCGTAGGCGTGCTGAAAGAAAAGCATCCCAAAGCGGTGGATGGCTCTTTCGACAGCCCGATCAACGTGTTGCTGAAGGAAGAGGGCGACAATCCGATCTGCCCGATCTTCACCGGTGTCTATGTCAAAGGCGTCAAAAATGGCCCAAGCCCCGATTGGCTGCAGCAGCGTCTGCGGGCCATCGGTCTTCGTCCGATCAACGCGCTGGTCGACATCACCAATTATATCACCTACGACCGCGGCCGCCCGCTTCATGTCTATGATGCGGACAAGCTGACCGGTGACATCCATGTGCGCCTTGGCAAGCCGGGGGAGAGCATGAAGGCGCTTGACGGCAAGGACTATGAAATCACCGAGGGTGAAGACATTTGTGTCATTGCCGACGACAAGGGCCTTGTTGGTTTCGGTGGGATCATGGGGGGCGAGGAAACCGGCTCCCAACCCGAAACCACCAATGTCTTCATCGAATGTGCCTGGTTCGATCCGATCCTGACGGCCCGCGCGGGACGTCGCTTGGGAATCCAGTCCGATGCCCGCTATCGCTTCGAGCGCACCTGTGATCCCGAATTCGTCATTCCCGGTCAGAATGCGGCCGTTCAGATGGTGCTTGACCTGTGTGGTGGCGAACCATCCAACATGGTCGTTGCCGGTCAGGCCCCGGTCAGCGAGAAAATCATCGACTTCCCGATGTCGGAAGTGAAGCGTCTGGTTGGTCTCGATGTGCCGGAAGTGGAAATCAAGACCGTGCTGACCCGTCTGGGCTTCTGGGTGTCTGGCCATGGCCACGACGTCAAGATCGCGGTGCCAAGCTTCCGCCCGGACATTCACGGCAAGGCGGATATCGTGGAAGAAGTCGCGCGTATTGTTGGCGTTGACCGGGTGCCAAACACCCCGTTGCCGCGCCTCCATGCCGTGACCCAGCCACCGCTGACCGAGCGTCAAAAGCGCATCCGCGCATCCCGTCGCCAACTGGCGGCCCGTGGCATGGTCGAAGCGGTCACATGGTCCTTCACCGAGAAGCAACTGGCCGACCTGTTCGGCGGCGGCAAACCGGAATTGGCCCTGACCAACCCGATCTCTGCCGACCTGTCCGATATGCGCCCGAGCCTGTTGCCGGGTCTGCTGCAAGCAGCCCAGCGCAATGTCGACCGCGGTTTCAATGATCTGGCTCTGTTCGAAGTGGGGCAGATCTTCCTTGGCGATCAGCCCGAAGAGCAATTCACCCACGCCTCCGGCATCCGTCGCGGCGCGACCCAGCTGGTCGGCAATGGCCGCCACTGGCGCGAGCCCGCCAAGGCGGTTGATGTCTTTGACATCCGCGCCGATGCGTTGAGCGTGCTCGATGCCATGGGCCTTGATAGCACCAAGCTGCAAATCGTCGCTGGTGGTCCTGACTGGTATCATCCGGGTCGATCCGGCAAAATCCAGTTGGGCCCGAAAAATGTCATCGGCACCTTCGGTGAATTGCATCCAAAGGTCCTTGATGATCTGAAGGTTGACGGTCCGGTCTATGCTTTCGAAATCACCATCGAAGCGGTCCCTGCGCCGAAGAAAAAGCCGTCCAAGTCCCGTCCCGCTCTGACCCTGTCAGACTTGCAGCCGGTGCGTCGCGACTTTGCCTTCCTTGTCGACAAGGACGTCACCGCAACCACCATCCTGCGGGCCGCCAATGGCGCGGACAAAAGGCTGATCACCGGCGTCAATCTGTTCGACCTTTACGAAGGCGACCGTCTGGAGCCGGGCAAAAAGTCGGTTGCGTTCGAAGTGACCTTGCAGCCAAAGGACAAGACCCTGACCGACGAAGACATCGAGGCCATCTCGAAGAAAATCGTTGATGCGGTCGCCAAGTCAACCGGCGGCGAATTGCGCGGTTGA